One genomic region from SAR92 clade bacterium H455 encodes:
- a CDS encoding Hsp20/alpha crystallin family protein: MNPILREPTQLFSRFQQDFNNLFRSFSEQPSLFLDEDTNVITSQWIPPANISETDDQFVISVDIPGVNAKDVEVTMDNGILSIKGERKVEKRDDRNGYHRTECTQGSFYRRFSLPDSADPEKIVAKDQDGVLTITLGKRQTSKPKLITIQS, encoded by the coding sequence ATGAACCCAATTTTACGAGAACCAACACAGTTATTTAGTCGATTTCAGCAGGACTTTAATAATTTGTTTCGATCTTTTTCTGAACAGCCTTCCTTATTTTTAGATGAGGATACTAACGTTATCACCAGCCAATGGATTCCGCCGGCCAATATATCCGAGACCGATGACCAATTTGTTATCAGCGTAGATATTCCTGGGGTCAATGCCAAAGATGTCGAAGTGACTATGGATAATGGCATTCTGTCTATTAAGGGAGAACGGAAGGTAGAAAAGCGCGACGACCGCAATGGCTACCATCGTACCGAGTGTACTCAGGGGTCTTTTTATCGGCGCTTCAGCCTACCAGACTCAGCAGATCCAGAAAAAATTGTCGCTAAGGATCAAGATGGTGTGCTGACAATTACTTTGGGCAAGCGTCAAACCTCAAAGCCAAAGTTAATTACCATTCAGTCCTAA
- the glgA gene encoding glycogen synthase GlgA produces MNILFACSELYPLIKTGGLADVAYNLPLALQRQGHAVRIVLPAYRSLLNNLSHLKAVGQITTTIQGYDVSLLKTNLKNTDIPVYLVHCPALFDRPGGPYGEYSGSGSGWEDNAQRFGLFCRIVTLIGVNRAGLDWQPDLVHCNDWHTGLVPLLLKVYKSRPKSLFTIHNLAYQGLFSKADFTALKLPEIVDNVRLWDFRAVEFYGKMSFIKAGIVFADTVNTVSRGYAQEVLTTKFGCGLHGLLRFIGQRFCGIGNGIDNNLWDPGNDHFIETLYGPSSLHRKIFNKLALQAEFHLPSNHERLLIGVVSRLTDQKGIDLILDALPLIMQQSLDLVVLGSGDKNIEQALLQAVRKYPGRLSVKLIYDERIAHLIIAGADALLIPSRYEPCGLTQMYAQRYGTVPVAHGVGGLADTIIDIPPYSEDIADATGVLFWEHSVNALFEALLRLEFVYGNLLLWRELQRAGMRENFSWDQSAKVYADLYQSLLPELM; encoded by the coding sequence GTGAATATTCTTTTTGCCTGCAGTGAGTTATACCCTTTAATCAAGACCGGCGGCCTTGCCGATGTAGCCTACAATCTGCCTCTGGCATTGCAGCGTCAGGGCCATGCAGTGCGCATTGTTCTGCCAGCCTACCGCAGTCTTTTAAATAATCTCAGTCATTTAAAAGCCGTGGGCCAGATCACCACAACGATTCAGGGTTACGACGTCAGCCTGTTAAAAACCAATCTAAAAAACACTGATATACCCGTTTATTTGGTGCATTGCCCAGCGCTATTTGATCGCCCCGGCGGTCCCTATGGCGAATACAGTGGCAGTGGTAGCGGCTGGGAGGACAATGCCCAGCGCTTCGGTCTGTTTTGTCGCATAGTTACATTGATCGGGGTCAACCGCGCGGGCCTCGACTGGCAGCCAGATCTGGTGCACTGCAATGATTGGCACACCGGCTTAGTGCCACTGTTGTTAAAGGTCTATAAATCCCGGCCCAAGTCTCTCTTTACGATTCATAATCTTGCCTATCAGGGGCTGTTTAGCAAGGCGGATTTTACCGCGTTAAAGCTGCCCGAGATCGTCGATAATGTGCGCCTTTGGGATTTTAGAGCTGTGGAGTTTTACGGCAAAATGTCATTTATCAAAGCCGGCATTGTCTTTGCTGATACGGTTAACACCGTCAGCCGAGGCTATGCCCAGGAGGTACTGACAACCAAGTTTGGCTGTGGTCTCCACGGTTTATTGCGCTTTATAGGGCAGCGTTTTTGCGGCATTGGCAACGGCATCGACAACAATCTTTGGGACCCGGGCAATGATCATTTTATTGAAACTCTCTATGGCCCAAGCAGTTTACATCGCAAAATTTTCAACAAATTGGCCCTGCAAGCCGAATTCCATCTGCCGAGCAATCACGAGCGCCTACTGATTGGCGTAGTGTCCCGACTCACGGATCAGAAAGGCATAGACCTAATCCTAGATGCACTGCCATTAATCATGCAGCAGAGCCTCGATCTAGTAGTGCTTGGAAGTGGCGATAAAAACATTGAGCAGGCATTACTCCAGGCCGTGCGCAAATATCCCGGGCGCCTGAGTGTCAAACTGATCTACGATGAGAGAATTGCACATCTGATAATTGCCGGTGCCGATGCCTTGTTAATACCCTCGCGGTACGAACCCTGTGGCTTAACTCAAATGTACGCTCAGCGTTACGGCACCGTGCCCGTTGCTCACGGCGTTGGTGGCCTGGCCGATACAATTATTGATATACCGCCTTATTCCGAAGATATTGCCGATGCCACTGGGGTGCTGTTCTGGGAACATAGTGTCAATGCTCTGTTTGAAGCGCTACTGCGTCTTGAATTTGTCTATGGCAACCTGCTGCTGTGGCGAGAACTTCAGCGCGCCGGAATGCGTGAGAATTTCTCTTGGGATCAGAGCGCCAAAGTCTATGCGGATCTCTACCAGTCATTACTGCCTGAGTTGATGTAG
- a CDS encoding response regulator: MHILVIEDDQALATGLCTALRRKSYVVNLVGTGKDALHVIRTETPDIAILDLGLPDMDGIDVLKQARREHPALQILVLTARSHIDEKIIGLDSGADDYLAKPFEITELFARLRVLERRLGSANSTEISVGEISLNTATNGVLSNGIELELSRREFMLLRSLMENVGRVQTRNTLETRLYGWGEEVASNALEVHIHNLRKKLGADFIKTVRGVGYRVNQQ, from the coding sequence ATGCACATACTGGTGATTGAAGACGATCAAGCTCTAGCTACCGGACTCTGTACTGCCCTGCGGAGAAAGAGCTATGTTGTCAATCTCGTCGGCACGGGCAAGGATGCTCTGCATGTGATTCGCACTGAAACTCCAGATATTGCCATTCTCGATCTCGGGTTACCGGATATGGACGGCATAGATGTACTAAAGCAGGCGCGCAGAGAACATCCAGCGCTGCAGATTTTAGTACTCACAGCCCGCTCCCATATAGATGAAAAAATTATCGGTCTCGACAGCGGTGCCGATGACTATTTAGCCAAACCCTTTGAGATAACAGAACTGTTTGCTCGATTGCGCGTGCTTGAACGCCGCCTCGGCAGCGCCAACAGCACAGAAATAAGCGTCGGCGAGATAAGCTTAAATACCGCCACCAATGGCGTACTTTCAAATGGCATTGAACTGGAACTGTCGCGCCGCGAATTTATGCTGCTGCGCAGTCTGATGGAAAATGTAGGACGGGTACAAACACGCAACACCTTGGAGACCCGTCTATACGGTTGGGGCGAAGAGGTGGCAAGCAATGCCCTCGAAGTGCATATCCACAATTTACGCAAAAAACTCGGCGCCGATTTTATTAAAACCGTGCGCGGTGTTGGCTATAGGGTCAACCAACAATGA
- a CDS encoding cupredoxin domain-containing protein — MNYLSIRCPTPNNRKAMAALLLGSLLACATASATPTVEITIKDHLFYPAELILPAGSKIKLLIHNTDPTPEEFESYELNREKVIVGNSSAVIFIGPLKPGTYPFFGEFYPKTAQGKILVK, encoded by the coding sequence ATGAATTACCTTAGCATCAGGTGCCCTACCCCTAATAACCGTAAGGCAATGGCTGCGCTGTTGCTCGGCAGTTTATTGGCCTGCGCCACGGCCTCTGCAACACCAACGGTTGAAATTACCATTAAAGACCATCTGTTCTATCCGGCAGAGCTAATACTGCCCGCTGGCAGCAAGATCAAACTACTGATTCACAATACTGACCCTACACCGGAGGAGTTTGAAAGCTACGAACTCAACCGTGAAAAAGTTATTGTCGGTAACAGTAGTGCAGTGATTTTTATTGGCCCCCTCAAACCTGGCACCTACCCGTTCTTTGGTGAGTTTTATCCCAAAACCGCCCAGGGCAAAATTTTGGTTAAATAA
- a CDS encoding ATP-binding protein, whose product MNSIRVFLVASILALVTLFAFVSALRGYQSSMHQAEQLFDSQLLVTAKLIANIQTSADNPEINLDSKVAFQVWDANRLIAHSSGTPTETIAKQQPGFDYRNFAGYRWRTLSYYRDQRWIMVAERSDIRFSLAENVITKSLLPTLIGLPILGFLIWLIVTGGMRPLRNLAAELSSRQADDLRPLSTALPKQELAQIITSTNGLLRRLEASLQREKQFASDAAHELRTPISSLKIQLHNMTEDFPQTSDDLVQVTQIATQLEHVVEQILALYRSSPDHYNAQFSPLNLTALTQEIIAEQYGSFELKNQSIEFQGDSQFIQGDNFTLATLIHNLLSNANKYTPENGQILVSIERVADAVLLKVEDSGPGIAEDKYQRVFERFYRVGGDRHQSGEPGCGLGLAIVKRVADLYGATIEVGPSIFATGCTFTLRFRAVSTIELDNV is encoded by the coding sequence ATGAACTCGATCCGGGTCTTTTTGGTCGCCTCGATTCTAGCTCTGGTGACATTATTTGCCTTTGTCTCAGCCCTGCGCGGCTATCAGTCGAGTATGCACCAAGCAGAACAGCTGTTCGATAGCCAGCTGCTGGTCACAGCTAAGCTGATCGCCAATATCCAGACCAGCGCAGACAACCCTGAAATTAATTTAGACAGTAAAGTGGCCTTCCAAGTCTGGGATGCCAATCGTCTGATCGCCCATTCCAGCGGCACACCTACGGAGACAATTGCCAAGCAGCAGCCCGGCTTTGACTACAGAAATTTTGCAGGATATCGCTGGCGAACCCTGAGTTATTACCGCGATCAACGATGGATTATGGTGGCTGAGCGCAGCGATATTCGCTTTAGCCTAGCAGAAAATGTGATCACCAAATCCCTACTGCCCACCCTGATCGGCCTACCTATTTTAGGCTTTTTAATCTGGCTTATTGTCACTGGAGGCATGCGCCCGCTTCGTAACTTGGCGGCAGAATTAAGCAGCCGTCAGGCGGACGATTTAAGGCCTCTATCCACGGCGCTGCCAAAGCAAGAATTAGCACAGATTATTACCTCGACTAATGGATTGTTGCGACGTTTGGAAGCCTCGCTGCAACGGGAAAAACAGTTTGCTTCCGACGCCGCCCATGAATTGCGCACACCGATTAGCAGTCTAAAAATTCAACTGCACAACATGACTGAAGACTTTCCTCAAACCTCAGATGACTTAGTTCAGGTAACCCAGATCGCTACTCAGCTTGAACATGTGGTAGAACAGATTCTCGCCCTCTATCGCAGCTCACCCGATCACTACAATGCCCAGTTTTCGCCCTTAAATCTCACTGCTCTCACTCAGGAAATTATCGCCGAGCAGTACGGCAGCTTTGAGCTCAAAAATCAGTCTATTGAATTTCAGGGGGACAGCCAGTTTATCCAGGGCGACAATTTCACACTTGCAACTCTGATTCATAACCTGCTCAGCAATGCCAATAAATACACACCGGAAAATGGGCAGATATTAGTCAGTATTGAGCGCGTTGCCGATGCAGTGCTTTTGAAAGTGGAAGACTCCGGCCCTGGTATTGCCGAAGATAAATATCAGAGAGTCTTTGAACGCTTTTATCGTGTCGGTGGCGACCGTCACCAGTCCGGGGAGCCCGGTTGTGGCCTCGGCTTAGCTATCGTCAAACGGGTGGCAGATTTATATGGTGCAACAATCGAAGTGGGGCCCTCAATATTCGCGACCGGTTGTACATTTACGCTGCGCTTTAGGGCTGTTAGCACAATAGAGTTGGATAATGTATGA
- a CDS encoding FTR1 family protein, translated as MLLNSVILILQEALEAALLIAVLLAINNQLQCGRRWLWYGLSMGTVIAFISASNMASISKSFDYAGQELLNALLQSMICIFIAMAVWIITGLKQFQLTNWQGYSQRFAQLCSVIIMLTVIREGQEIILYLSGFLGRSEHIQTVLIGSSIGFGIGASIGILLFYVLLSLPTGLKKPTLLVLLTLFAGTMLSQSAVQLTQADWIKQTAPLWDSSGLLAEESMLGELLYALIGYEARPTAAQVIAYATGIGLVCLAAFSGAQYKKFTHPISHLEQQ; from the coding sequence ATGCTATTAAACTCTGTTATTTTAATACTGCAGGAAGCCCTTGAAGCGGCACTTTTAATTGCTGTACTACTGGCCATTAATAACCAGCTTCAGTGCGGCCGCAGATGGCTATGGTATGGGCTGTCAATGGGAACAGTCATAGCTTTTATATCTGCCAGTAATATGGCCAGCATATCGAAGTCATTTGATTATGCCGGACAGGAACTGTTAAACGCACTTTTACAGTCGATGATCTGTATTTTTATAGCCATGGCAGTATGGATAATTACTGGTCTTAAGCAATTTCAATTGACGAACTGGCAAGGTTATAGCCAACGTTTTGCGCAGCTCTGCTCTGTCATCATAATGCTCACCGTGATCCGCGAAGGTCAGGAGATCATCCTCTATCTAAGCGGTTTTTTGGGCCGCAGCGAACATATACAAACTGTGTTGATCGGCAGCAGCATCGGTTTTGGTATAGGAGCCAGTATCGGCATACTTCTATTTTACGTCTTGCTCAGCCTGCCTACAGGCTTGAAGAAACCCACTTTGCTGGTATTACTGACTCTATTTGCCGGCACTATGCTCTCTCAATCTGCAGTGCAGTTGACTCAAGCTGATTGGATTAAACAGACGGCGCCGCTCTGGGATAGCTCAGGGTTACTTGCCGAAGAAAGTATGCTCGGCGAACTGCTCTATGCTCTGATTGGCTATGAAGCGCGACCCACGGCGGCGCAGGTGATCGCCTACGCAACCGGCATAGGCCTAGTCTGTCTAGCGGCCTTTAGCGGCGCCCAATATAAAAAATTCACGCATCCAATCAGTCACTTGGAGCAACAGTAG